In Drosophila simulans strain w501 chromosome X, Prin_Dsim_3.1, whole genome shotgun sequence, one DNA window encodes the following:
- the LOC6726457 gene encoding serine/threonine-protein kinase Tao isoform X1, translating into MPSARPGSLKDPEIADLFNKHDPEKIFEDLREIGHGSFGAVYYARCNLTREIVAIKKMSYTGKQSQEKWQDILKEIRFLRQLNHPNTIEYKGCYLRESTAWLVMEYCVGSASDIIEVHKKPLHEDEIAAICLGVLSGLSYLHSLGRIHRDIKAGNILLTDNGVVKLADFGSAAIKCPANSFVGTPYWMAPEVILAMDEGQYDGKVDVWSLGITCIELAERKPPYFNMNAMSALYHIAQNESPTLPKNDWSDAFCSFVELCLKKMPAERPSSAKLLTHAYVTRPRSDTVLLELIARTKSAVRELDNLNYRKMKKILMVDTCETESAVGDTDDQQDDHAGGDSSKSNSITSEHSIHSVGVSAASSQSSSSNSIPAAAQNHHHIAAHHHQQAASAAVAAAMHHHHHPHQQPPPSWPSGQQGQPVPPGAVSRNSSRHRNRPPLPNIMHSMNNNVTPTNSASVVPAPAPAPVLPPPISVLPHLSAMGHVGGGGTGTGGSGGGSPASGGPLADRIQPIQPRYLTTPAAQAAVYAASSASSQQAISNAVNDHGPNNFATIRTTSIVTKQQKEHMQEEMHEQMSGYKRMRREHQAHLVKLEEKCKVDMEAHKTALDKEYDTLLHNFTRDLDRLETKHQQDVERRAKQTSAAEKKLHKEITLKQENDRKVYDLNRKKEYKANKERWKRELSMDESTPKRQRDLTLQSQKDNLKQHEAQEEQRMLQAQKQYIELEMRKFKRKRMIMQHEHEDQQLRDELGKKEQQLQQAHAMLLKHHEKTQELEYRQQKSVHQLREEQINKQHDTELHNQKDYMDRIKKELVRKHAVELRQQPKSLKQKELQIRKQFRETCKTQTKQYKRYKAQVLQTTPKEQQKEVIKQLKEEKHRKLTLLGEQYEQSIADMFQSQSYKLDESQVIECQRTHEQLEYELEMLTAYQNKNKKQAQEQRDRERRELENRVSVRRGLLENKMDAELQQFNQERAERLRMKHEKHTKELEAFDNESIALGFSTLSLIEVSREAYADEEGSLSGSMISLAHSNSSTSFPAGSL; encoded by the exons ATGCCTTCGGCACGACCTGGTAGTCTCAAGGATCCGGAAATAGCCGACCTATTCAACAAGCATGACCCGGAGAAAATCTTCGAGGACCTGCGCGAAATCGGCCATGGGTCGTTCGGCGCGGTCTACTATGCGCGATGCAACCTCACCAGGGAGATCGTGGCCATCAAAAAGATGTCCTACACCGGCAAGCAGAGCCAGGAGAAGTGGCAGGATATTCTCAAAGAGATACG CTTCCTTCGCCAATTGAATCACCCGAACACCATAGAATACAAGGGATGCTATTTGCGCGAGTCGACCGCCTGGCTGGTGATGGAGTACTGCGTGGGCTCCGCCTCGGACATCATCGAGGTGCACAAAAAGCCGCTGCACGAGGACGAGATCGCCGCCATCTGTCTGGGCGTGCTCAGTGGGTTGAGCTATCTGCACTCGCTGGGCCGCATCCACCGCGACATCAAGGCGGGCAACATCCTGCTCACGGACAACGGCGTCGTCAAGCTGGCCGATTTCGGTAGCGCTGCCATCAAGTGTCCGGCCAACAGTTTTGTCGGCACGCCCTATTGGATGGCGCCCGAGGTGATCCTGGCCATGGACGAGGGCCAATACGACGGCAAGGTGGACGTGTGGTCGCTGGGCATCACCTGCATCGAGCTGGCGGAGCGCAAGCCTCCCTACTTTAACATGAACGCCATGTCGGCGCTCTACCACATTGCGCAGAATGAGTCGCCGACTCTTCCG AAGAACGACTGGTCGGATGCGTTCTGCAGCTTTGTTGAACTGTGCCTCAAGAAGATGCCAGCAGAGCGACCCTCGTCGGCCAAGCTGTTGACCCACGCCTACGTGACCCGACCGCGTTCCGACACCGTGCTGCTGGAGCTGATCGCGCGCACCAAGTCGGCGGTGCGCGAGCTGGACAACCTCAATTACCGCAAGATGAAGAAGATACTCATGGTGGACACCTGCGAGACGGAGAGCGCCGTGGGCGACACCGACGACCAACAGGACGACCATGCCGGCGGCGACAGCAGCAAGAGCAATAGTATTACTTCGGAACACTCCATACACTCGGTGGGTGTATCGGCAGCCAGTAGTCAG AGCTCCTCATCCAATTCCATACCGGCTGCGGCACAGAATCATCACCATATCGCtgcgcaccaccaccagcaggcGGCTAGCGCCGCTGTGGCGGCGGCAatgcaccaccatcaccatccaCACCAGCAGCCGCCGCCCAGCTGGCCAAGCGGCCAGCAAGGACAGCCGGTACCGCCTGGAGCCGTGTCCCGCAACTCGTCGCGCCATCGAAACCGGCCGCCGCTGCCAAACATAATGCACAGCATGAACAACAATGTGACGCCAACTAACTCGGCCTCGGTGGTGCCGGCACCAGCGCCTGCTCCAGTGCTCCCACCGCCTATTTCCGTGCTGCCGCATCTGAGTGCGATGGGGCAcgtgggcggcggcggcactgGGACCGGTGGCAGCGGTGGAGGCTCTCCGGCATCCGGAGGACCCCTGGCGGATCGCATCCAGCCCATTCAGCCGCGCTATCTGACGACGCCCGCCGCCCAAGCGGCCGTGTATGCGGCCAGCTCCGCGTCCTCGCAACAGGCCATCTCCAACGCAGTCAACGACCACGGGCCGAACAACTTTGCCACCATACGGACCACCAGTATCGTGACCAAGCAGCAAAAGGAGCACATGCAG GAGGAGATGCACGAGCAGATGTCCGGCTACAAGCGGATGCGGCGCGAGCACCAGGCGCACCTGGTCAAGCTGGAGGAGAAGTGCAAGGTGGACATGGAGGCGCACAAGACGGCCCTGGACAAGGAGTATGACACACTGCTCCACAACTTTACGAGGGACCTCGATCGGCTTGAG ACGAAGCACCAGCAGGATGTGGAGAGGCGGGCTAAGCAAACGAGCGCCGCCGAGAAGAAACTACACAAAGAGATTACGCTAAAGCAGGAGAACGATCGCAAGGTGTACGATCTGAATCGCAAGAAGGAGTACAAGGCGAACAAGGAGCGCTGGAAGCGGGAGCTCTCCATGGATGAGTCGACGCCCAAGCGGCAGCGCGATCTTACCCTGCAATCGCAGAAGGACAACCTCAAGCAGCACGAggcgcaggaggagcagcgcaTGCTCCAGGCCCAGAAGCAGTACATCGAGCTGGAGATGCGCAAGTTCAAGCGCAAGCGCATGATCATGCAGCACGAGCACGAGGATCAGCAGCTGCGCGAC GAGCTCGGAAAGAAggagcagcaactgcagcaggcaCACGCCATGCTTCTTAAGCACCACGAAAAGACACAGGAGCTGGAGTACCGCCAGCAGAAGAGCGTACACCAGTTGCGCGAGGAGCAG ATAAACAAGCAACACGATACCGAGTTGCATAATCAAAAAGACTACATGGACCGCATCAAGAAGGAGCTGGTACGCAAGCATGCGGTTGAGCTGAGGCAACAGCCGAAGAGCTTGAAG caaaaggAGCTCCAGATACGCAAGCAGTTCCGGGAAACATGCAAGACGCAGACGAAGCAATACAAACGCTACAAGGCCCAAGTACTGCAGACGACACCAAAGGAGCAACAGAAGGAGGTCATCAAGCAGCTGAAGGAAGAGAAGCATCGCAAACTGACGCTGCTCGGTGAACAG TACGAGCAAAGCATTGCGGACATGTTCCAAAGTCAGAGCTACAAACTAGACGAAAGCCAAGTGATCGAGTGCCAACGTACTCACGAGCAGCTGGAGTACGAGCTGGAGATGCTCACTGCCTACcaaaacaagaacaagaagcaGGCACAGGAGCAGCGCGACCGCGAGCGTCGGGAGCTCGAGAACCGCGTCAGCGTGCGGCGGGGCCTGCTCGAGAATAAG ATGGACGCCGAGTTGCAGCAATTCAACCAAGAACGCGCCGAGCGCTTGCGCATGAAACACGAGAAGCATACTAAAGAATTGGAAGCATTTGATAACGAATCAATTGCCCTAGGTTTCAG CACTTTATCTCTGATTGAGGTATCCCGAGAAGCCTATGCAGACG
- the LOC6726457 gene encoding serine/threonine-protein kinase Tao isoform X3, with the protein MFWPRFAPVEVKVELEFGSGFEEMHEQMSGYKRMRREHQAHLVKLEEKCKVDMEAHKTALDKEYDTLLHNFTRDLDRLETKHQQDVERRAKQTSAAEKKLHKEITLKQENDRKVYDLNRKKEYKANKERWKRELSMDESTPKRQRDLTLQSQKDNLKQHEAQEEQRMLQAQKQYIELEMRKFKRKRMIMQHEHEDQQLRDELGKKEQQLQQAHAMLLKHHEKTQELEYRQQKSVHQLREEQINKQHDTELHNQKDYMDRIKKELVRKHAVELRQQPKSLKQKELQIRKQFRETCKTQTKQYKRYKAQVLQTTPKEQQKEVIKQLKEEKHRKLTLLGEQYEQSIADMFQSQSYKLDESQVIECQRTHEQLEYELEMLTAYQNKNKKQAQEQRDRERRELENRVSVRRGLLENKMDAELQQFNQERAERLRMKHEKHTKELEAFDNESIALGFSTLSLIEVSREAYADEEGSLSGSMISLAHSNSSTSFPAGSL; encoded by the exons ATGTTTTGGCCGAGATTTGCGCCCGTTGAGGTTAAGGTTGAGCTGGAGTTCGGCAGCGGTTTT GAGGAGATGCACGAGCAGATGTCCGGCTACAAGCGGATGCGGCGCGAGCACCAGGCGCACCTGGTCAAGCTGGAGGAGAAGTGCAAGGTGGACATGGAGGCGCACAAGACGGCCCTGGACAAGGAGTATGACACACTGCTCCACAACTTTACGAGGGACCTCGATCGGCTTGAG ACGAAGCACCAGCAGGATGTGGAGAGGCGGGCTAAGCAAACGAGCGCCGCCGAGAAGAAACTACACAAAGAGATTACGCTAAAGCAGGAGAACGATCGCAAGGTGTACGATCTGAATCGCAAGAAGGAGTACAAGGCGAACAAGGAGCGCTGGAAGCGGGAGCTCTCCATGGATGAGTCGACGCCCAAGCGGCAGCGCGATCTTACCCTGCAATCGCAGAAGGACAACCTCAAGCAGCACGAggcgcaggaggagcagcgcaTGCTCCAGGCCCAGAAGCAGTACATCGAGCTGGAGATGCGCAAGTTCAAGCGCAAGCGCATGATCATGCAGCACGAGCACGAGGATCAGCAGCTGCGCGAC GAGCTCGGAAAGAAggagcagcaactgcagcaggcaCACGCCATGCTTCTTAAGCACCACGAAAAGACACAGGAGCTGGAGTACCGCCAGCAGAAGAGCGTACACCAGTTGCGCGAGGAGCAG ATAAACAAGCAACACGATACCGAGTTGCATAATCAAAAAGACTACATGGACCGCATCAAGAAGGAGCTGGTACGCAAGCATGCGGTTGAGCTGAGGCAACAGCCGAAGAGCTTGAAG caaaaggAGCTCCAGATACGCAAGCAGTTCCGGGAAACATGCAAGACGCAGACGAAGCAATACAAACGCTACAAGGCCCAAGTACTGCAGACGACACCAAAGGAGCAACAGAAGGAGGTCATCAAGCAGCTGAAGGAAGAGAAGCATCGCAAACTGACGCTGCTCGGTGAACAG TACGAGCAAAGCATTGCGGACATGTTCCAAAGTCAGAGCTACAAACTAGACGAAAGCCAAGTGATCGAGTGCCAACGTACTCACGAGCAGCTGGAGTACGAGCTGGAGATGCTCACTGCCTACcaaaacaagaacaagaagcaGGCACAGGAGCAGCGCGACCGCGAGCGTCGGGAGCTCGAGAACCGCGTCAGCGTGCGGCGGGGCCTGCTCGAGAATAAG ATGGACGCCGAGTTGCAGCAATTCAACCAAGAACGCGCCGAGCGCTTGCGCATGAAACACGAGAAGCATACTAAAGAATTGGAAGCATTTGATAACGAATCAATTGCCCTAGGTTTCAG CACTTTATCTCTGATTGAGGTATCCCGAGAAGCCTATGCAGACG
- the LOC6726457 gene encoding serine/threonine-protein kinase Tao isoform X2: MPSARPGSLKDPEIADLFNKHDPEKIFEDLREIGHGSFGAVYYARCNLTREIVAIKKMSYTGKQSQEKWQDILKEIRFLRQLNHPNTIEYKGCYLRESTAWLVMEYCVGSASDIIEVHKKPLHEDEIAAICLGVLSGLSYLHSLGRIHRDIKAGNILLTDNGVVKLADFGSAAIKCPANSFVGTPYWMAPEVILAMDEGQYDGKVDVWSLGITCIELAERKPPYFNMNAMSALYHIAQNESPTLPKNDWSDAFCSFVELCLKKMPAERPSSAKLLTHAYVTRPRSDTVLLELIARTKSAVRELDNLNYRKMKKILMVDTCETESAVGDTDDQQDDHAGGDSSKSNSITSEHSIHSVGVSAASSQSSSSNSIPAAAQNHHHIAAHHHQQAASAAVAAAMHHHHHPHQQPPPSWPSGQQGQPVPPGAVSRNSSRHRNRPPLPNIMHSMNNNVTPTNSASVVPAPAPAPVLPPPISVLPHLSAMGHVGGGGTGTGGSGGGSPASGGPLADRIQPIQPRYLTTPAAQAAVYAASSASSQQAISNAVNDHGPNNFATIRTTSIVTKQQKEHMQARYNFCSQLCGGDHINSECRDGSRRNEGQQKAGSKKDPKRHCPCVIS; this comes from the exons ATGCCTTCGGCACGACCTGGTAGTCTCAAGGATCCGGAAATAGCCGACCTATTCAACAAGCATGACCCGGAGAAAATCTTCGAGGACCTGCGCGAAATCGGCCATGGGTCGTTCGGCGCGGTCTACTATGCGCGATGCAACCTCACCAGGGAGATCGTGGCCATCAAAAAGATGTCCTACACCGGCAAGCAGAGCCAGGAGAAGTGGCAGGATATTCTCAAAGAGATACG CTTCCTTCGCCAATTGAATCACCCGAACACCATAGAATACAAGGGATGCTATTTGCGCGAGTCGACCGCCTGGCTGGTGATGGAGTACTGCGTGGGCTCCGCCTCGGACATCATCGAGGTGCACAAAAAGCCGCTGCACGAGGACGAGATCGCCGCCATCTGTCTGGGCGTGCTCAGTGGGTTGAGCTATCTGCACTCGCTGGGCCGCATCCACCGCGACATCAAGGCGGGCAACATCCTGCTCACGGACAACGGCGTCGTCAAGCTGGCCGATTTCGGTAGCGCTGCCATCAAGTGTCCGGCCAACAGTTTTGTCGGCACGCCCTATTGGATGGCGCCCGAGGTGATCCTGGCCATGGACGAGGGCCAATACGACGGCAAGGTGGACGTGTGGTCGCTGGGCATCACCTGCATCGAGCTGGCGGAGCGCAAGCCTCCCTACTTTAACATGAACGCCATGTCGGCGCTCTACCACATTGCGCAGAATGAGTCGCCGACTCTTCCG AAGAACGACTGGTCGGATGCGTTCTGCAGCTTTGTTGAACTGTGCCTCAAGAAGATGCCAGCAGAGCGACCCTCGTCGGCCAAGCTGTTGACCCACGCCTACGTGACCCGACCGCGTTCCGACACCGTGCTGCTGGAGCTGATCGCGCGCACCAAGTCGGCGGTGCGCGAGCTGGACAACCTCAATTACCGCAAGATGAAGAAGATACTCATGGTGGACACCTGCGAGACGGAGAGCGCCGTGGGCGACACCGACGACCAACAGGACGACCATGCCGGCGGCGACAGCAGCAAGAGCAATAGTATTACTTCGGAACACTCCATACACTCGGTGGGTGTATCGGCAGCCAGTAGTCAG AGCTCCTCATCCAATTCCATACCGGCTGCGGCACAGAATCATCACCATATCGCtgcgcaccaccaccagcaggcGGCTAGCGCCGCTGTGGCGGCGGCAatgcaccaccatcaccatccaCACCAGCAGCCGCCGCCCAGCTGGCCAAGCGGCCAGCAAGGACAGCCGGTACCGCCTGGAGCCGTGTCCCGCAACTCGTCGCGCCATCGAAACCGGCCGCCGCTGCCAAACATAATGCACAGCATGAACAACAATGTGACGCCAACTAACTCGGCCTCGGTGGTGCCGGCACCAGCGCCTGCTCCAGTGCTCCCACCGCCTATTTCCGTGCTGCCGCATCTGAGTGCGATGGGGCAcgtgggcggcggcggcactgGGACCGGTGGCAGCGGTGGAGGCTCTCCGGCATCCGGAGGACCCCTGGCGGATCGCATCCAGCCCATTCAGCCGCGCTATCTGACGACGCCCGCCGCCCAAGCGGCCGTGTATGCGGCCAGCTCCGCGTCCTCGCAACAGGCCATCTCCAACGCAGTCAACGACCACGGGCCGAACAACTTTGCCACCATACGGACCACCAGTATCGTGACCAAGCAGCAAAAGGAGCACATGCAG GCGCGCTATAACTTCTGTTCGCAGCTGTGTGGTGGCGACCACATCAACAGCGAATGCCGCGACGGCAGCCGGCGGAACGAGGGCCAGCAAAAGGCCGGCAGCAAGAAAGACCCGAAACGCCACTGTCCCTGTGTAATTTCCTAG